The genomic region CGGCGGACACGTCGAGCGATCGCGGACGAGCCCAAGTCCTGCAAGAAGCGACTCTCGCCCTCTTGCGCCATCCGGAATATTGGGTTTACGGCGCTTCTACCTCGGACAAAACCCGCTTGAATGCGGCGGAAGCTAAATTTAACCAACTAGCCCTCGCAGAGCGATCGAAAGTCCAGGAAGAAACGCTCTCGAACGTCAACAACCAACGGCGCGATACTCAAAGTTCCAGTCTGGCGAATCGTCAGAAGGGCGAACTCGCAGAAAATAACTTGATGGACGGCCCGGGAGAGTATATCGTCGTTACCCTGATTGTCGGTACTCTCGGCGATCTGTCCCTGCCGAAAATTCAAGGCAGCGACGACTTGCGCCAAGCCTTGCGTCAAATCGGTGGAATTTCGAGCGAGCAACTGCTGGCATTTGAGGTGCTGTGGGCGCCGCAAGCGAAAGGGGATACCCTCACTTCCGATGACGTGATGGCGGTTTATCCTAATTTGAGTTTGGTTTAACTACATGGGAGCTTCGGGGGGCGTTCCGCGTGGAATGCCTCTCGGGCGATCGAAGGGGATTGTATTTCACTGTTGAATTGGGGATTTAGATTCCTTCCCTATTTCTCTCATTTTCTCTTACTCTTTATCAAAAAAAAGATCGAGTCAACCGAATTTAGGATGACAAGCACTCAACCCGTTCGTTGGACGATCGCCGATCTCGAACTCTTTCCAGAGGATGGGAAACGCTATGAAATTATTGATGGAGACCTCATTGTGACCAGAGCACCACACTGGAAACATCAAGAGGTTGTCGGCAATGTTTATGCTCAGTTAAAAGCTTGGTCTCGTCAGACAGGTTTGGGAAGAACGGCGATCGCCCCCGGAATTATTTTTTCAGCAACAGATAGTGTAATTCCCGATGTAGTTTGGGCCAGCGATCGGCGATTGGAAAACTGCCTAGATGAATTGGGCCACTTAACTGATGCCCCCGAGTTAGTCGTTGAGGTACTATCAAAAAGCCCTAAAGATCGACAACGGGATTTAGAATTAAAGCTAAAACTGTATTCAACCCAAGGCGTGCAGGAATATTGGATTTGCGATTATCAAAACATCGAAATTAAAGTTTATCGGCGCGAAGGGGGAATGCTCAAATTAGTCGTGACCTTGTTTGAACAAGATACGCTGACCACTCCTCTTTTGTCTGGATTTAGTTGTTTGGTGGTGGATGTATTTAGTTAACTATAGCATTCCTAAATCAGTCGAGTCAGGGCGATCCACCTGAAACCCCTGGGAGTGGGAGCATCTTGCTCCCTACATAGGTTACAAATCATTTAGGATTGCTATAGTAGGGTAGGCAAAAAATTGCCCGCCCTAACCGCGATCGAGGATAGCGGAAGGCCGATCGCCTCGACTGGCATTACCTTGTATCCCAACTCCCCTAAATTGGAAAAAGCGATCGCGGCGACACGCGAATGAGCCTCGGGTACGTTAAAATTATTAAGTTATTTGAAACGAACGCCCAATCTCAATCAACATCTGGTATTTAACCTCCACGCAATATGAGTCTTCCCATTCGCAACGTCGCTATCATCGCCCACGTCGATCACGGCAAAACCACCCTCGTTGACGCCCTCCTCAAACAATCGGGCATCTTCCGCGAAGGGGAAGACGTTCCCGATTGCGTCATGGACTCCAACCCCCTCGAACGCGAACGCGGGATCACCATCCTCTCCAAAAATACCGCCGTTCGCTATAAAGACACCTTAATCAACATCGTCGATACCCCCGGACACGCCGACTTTGGCGGCGAAGTCGAACGAGTCCTCGGCATGGTCGATGGCTGTTTGCTGATTGTAGACGCCAACGAAGGCCCGATGCCGCAAACGCGCTTCGTCCTCAAGAAAGCCTTAGAAAAAGGCTTGCGCCCGATCGTGATCGTCAACAAGATCGATCGCCCGCAAGCCGACCCCTACGGCGCCGTCGATAAAGTCCTCGACCTGTTCATCGAACTCGGCGCCGATGACGACCAGTGCGAATTTCCTTACCTGTTCGCCTCCGGTCTCGACGGGTACGCTAAAAAAGACCTCGACGAAGACGGTCAGGACATGCAACCCCTGTTTGAGGAAATCCTCGAACACGTTCCGCCGCCGATTGGCGATGCGACCAAACCGCTACAACTGCAAGTCACCACCCTCGACTACTCCGAATATCTCGGACGTATCGTCATCGGACGCATCCACAACGGCACGATTAAAGCCGGACAGCAAGCCGCTTTAGTCAAAGAAGACGGCAGCATCGTCAAAGCCAAAATCTCCAAATTAATGGGGTTTGAAGGCTTGAGTCGGGTGGAAATCGAGGAAGCCTCCGCCGGAAACTTGGTCGCCGTCGCCGGATTTGGAGATGCCAATATCGGCGAGACGATTACTTGTCCGGAAGAACCCCAAGCTTTACCCCTGATTAAAGTAGACGAACCGACCTTACAAATGACCTTCTGGGTCAACGATTCGCCATTTGCGGGTTTGGAAGGCAGTTACGTGACCTCCCGGCAATTGCGCGATCGCCTCATGCGCGAACTCGAAACCAACGTCGCCTTACGGGTCGAAGAAGCGGACACCCCGGATAAATTCCTCGTCTCCGGTCGCGGCGAACTGCACCTGGGGATCCTGATCGAAACCATGCGCCGGGAAGGCTACGAGTTCCAAGTCTCCCAACCGCAGGTCATTTACCGAGAAATCAACGGTCAACCCTGCGAACCTTACGAATGTCTGGTGCTCGATATCCCGGAAGAAGCCGTCGGCGGTTGTATCGAACGTCTCGGTCAGCGACGCGGAGAAATGCTCGATATGCGCGTCGGCGTCAACGGTCGGACTCAACTCGAATTCGCGATTCCGGCGCGGGGGTTGAT from Oxynema aestuarii AP17 harbors:
- a CDS encoding DUF1517 domain-containing protein; translated protein: MYRKFRSSIKPFFKTLAVVFLAIVLVFSQVDGALAARTGGRIGGGSFRAPGRSFSPPTRTYQRPGGGGYYPGGGFGFPFLLPFFGFGGGFGGLFTILIFIAIANFLVRSFRQIGEEREVENNTNPTVSVAEVQVGLLAEARELQEELDNLAATADTSSDRGRAQVLQEATLALLRHPEYWVYGASTSDKTRLNAAEAKFNQLALAERSKVQEETLSNVNNQRRDTQSSSLANRQKGELAENNLMDGPGEYIVVTLIVGTLGDLSLPKIQGSDDLRQALRQIGGISSEQLLAFEVLWAPQAKGDTLTSDDVMAVYPNLSLV
- a CDS encoding Uma2 family endonuclease, producing MTSTQPVRWTIADLELFPEDGKRYEIIDGDLIVTRAPHWKHQEVVGNVYAQLKAWSRQTGLGRTAIAPGIIFSATDSVIPDVVWASDRRLENCLDELGHLTDAPELVVEVLSKSPKDRQRDLELKLKLYSTQGVQEYWICDYQNIEIKVYRREGGMLKLVVTLFEQDTLTTPLLSGFSCLVVDVFS
- the typA gene encoding translational GTPase TypA; translated protein: MSLPIRNVAIIAHVDHGKTTLVDALLKQSGIFREGEDVPDCVMDSNPLERERGITILSKNTAVRYKDTLINIVDTPGHADFGGEVERVLGMVDGCLLIVDANEGPMPQTRFVLKKALEKGLRPIVIVNKIDRPQADPYGAVDKVLDLFIELGADDDQCEFPYLFASGLDGYAKKDLDEDGQDMQPLFEEILEHVPPPIGDATKPLQLQVTTLDYSEYLGRIVIGRIHNGTIKAGQQAALVKEDGSIVKAKISKLMGFEGLSRVEIEEASAGNLVAVAGFGDANIGETITCPEEPQALPLIKVDEPTLQMTFWVNDSPFAGLEGSYVTSRQLRDRLMRELETNVALRVEEADTPDKFLVSGRGELHLGILIETMRREGYEFQVSQPQVIYREINGQPCEPYECLVLDIPEEAVGGCIERLGQRRGEMLDMRVGVNGRTQLEFAIPARGLIGFRGEFLRLSRGEGIMNHSFLDYRSLAGDVETRRNGVIISFEEGTATFYALKNAEDRGVFFITPGTKVYKGMIVGEHNRPQDLDLNVCKTKQLTNVRSSTGDELVQLQAPVEMSLERALEYIGPDELLEVTPESIRLRKMANNKKLAKR